One genomic segment of Tripterygium wilfordii isolate XIE 37 chromosome 9, ASM1340144v1, whole genome shotgun sequence includes these proteins:
- the LOC120004810 gene encoding uncharacterized protein LOC120004810 — protein MESGKTKKGVMKSSFQMPLHYPRYTKKDYESMPEWELDRLLAEYGLAVQGHDLEYKREFAMGAFLWPDFGHEIRTNSNGLHYHHQDSASHAHKKSKIFEFIKHILGYARQSVSDFQLSLYN, from the coding sequence atggagaGTGGAAAGACCAAGAAGGGTGTGATGAAGAGCTCCTTCCAGATGCCGCTTCACTATCCAAGGTACACCAAGAAGGACTATGAGAGCATGCCTGAGTGGGAGCTTGACAGGCTTTTGGCTGAGTATGGTTTGGCTGTGCAAGGTCATGACTTGGAATACAAGAGGGAATTTGCAATGGGTGCCTTTCTTTGGCCTGATTTTGGTCATGAAATTCGCACCAATTCCAATGGACTTCACTACCACCACCAAGATTCTGCTTCTCATGCTCACAAGAAGTCCAAGATTTTTGAGTTCATTAAGCACATATTGGGTTATGCTAGGCAATCTGTTAGTGACTTTCAATTAAGCCTTTACAATTAG
- the LOC120005953 gene encoding secreted RxLR effector protein 161-like → MSKIPYASAIGSIMYAMVCTRHDVSYALSVTSRYQGNPGACHWMAVKTILKYLRRTKDMFSVYGGEEELRVKGYTDASFLSDKDNFRSQSGYVFCLNGGAVSWKSSKQKTTADFTTESEYIAASDAAKEAVWIKKFIAELKDVPSIADPIELYCDNNGAIAQAKEPRSHQRSKHILRRFHLI, encoded by the coding sequence ATGAGTAAGATACCCTACGCGTCAGCTATAGGGTCTATCATGTATGCCATGGTATGTACACGTCATGATGTCTCGTATGCACTTAGTGTAACGAGTAGGTACCAAGGAAATCCTGGTGCATGTCACTGGATGGCCGTTAAGACAATTCTTAAGTACTTGAGAAGGACTAAGGATATGTTTTCGGTTTATGGAGGCGAGGAAGAGCTCAGGGTAAAGGGTTACACTGATGCCAGCTTCCTGTCCGACAAGGACAACTTCCGATCACAGTCAGGATATGTGTTTTGCCTAAATGGTGGTGCTGTGAGCTGGAAGAGTTCAAAACAGAAGACAACAGCTGACTTTACAACAGAGTCTGAGTATATAGCAGCTTCCGATGCAGCAAAGGAGGCTGTTTGGATCAAAAAGTTCATAGCTGAACTAAAGGATGTTCCTAGCATTGCAGATCCGATTGAGCTATATTGTGACAACAATGGAGCAATAGCACAGGCTAAGGAACCCCGATCTCACCAacgatccaaacatatacttcgGCGATTCCATCTTATTTGA